A genomic segment from Gracilimonas sediminicola encodes:
- a CDS encoding HD domain-containing protein — protein sequence MIISSSNNQVAPIKRIAAIDIGTNSFHAIIVDVYSDGSFRTLDKLKEMVQLAKGGMGKRLSDGAFKRGLTALRNIKRLADSYECEEILAYATSAIREAENGGEFIQKSIDDIGIKMNAIPGRVEAELIGLAVRHGVKLTEEPVLMADVGGGSVEFLIGNEKEFFYTASKKIGVSRMTEIFKPADPITDEDIKKLETHYEEQLRDVAQAFAQHRTDTIIGSSGTMENIAQMIAARKDKSIDVTLNEMEFSAEEFKKFYDWFIKLSKKERKKVDGLDTKRVGFINTGVVLLDFLIRKFGIKTVKISSQALREGIVIRYLKKDMIGLQWSGAFADPRRRSVFELLRKTNWHEAHSRHVANMALTIFDALEDELELTLNDRELLEYASYLHDIGYYISHSKHHKHALYIIRHSDLKGFKEDEIEIIANVARYHRRSTPKKRHGEYWKMPPAIRKRIKKLSGILRVADGLDRSHYQNVKDLQVYSEKDQIKLNIRTEGEPYLEIWGAERKSDLLKEVTGKKINIERVIEPAYIG from the coding sequence GTGATCATCAGCAGTAGTAACAACCAGGTTGCCCCCATCAAACGCATCGCCGCCATCGACATTGGCACCAACTCCTTCCACGCCATTATAGTTGATGTTTACTCCGACGGCAGCTTCCGAACGCTCGACAAACTCAAGGAAATGGTTCAGCTTGCCAAGGGCGGAATGGGCAAACGCCTTTCTGACGGGGCATTTAAACGAGGGTTAACGGCGCTAAGAAATATCAAGCGACTGGCTGACAGCTACGAGTGTGAAGAAATTCTGGCCTACGCAACCAGTGCTATTCGGGAAGCAGAAAACGGCGGGGAGTTCATTCAAAAAAGCATTGATGATATTGGCATTAAAATGAATGCCATTCCCGGCCGTGTTGAAGCCGAGCTGATCGGACTTGCGGTCCGACATGGAGTGAAGCTCACAGAAGAACCAGTCCTGATGGCTGATGTTGGGGGTGGAAGCGTGGAGTTTCTGATCGGAAATGAAAAGGAATTCTTTTATACCGCCAGCAAGAAAATCGGGGTTTCCCGGATGACGGAAATCTTCAAACCCGCCGACCCTATTACCGATGAAGACATTAAAAAGCTGGAAACCCACTACGAAGAACAACTCCGGGATGTAGCCCAGGCATTTGCCCAGCACCGCACCGATACCATTATCGGGTCTTCGGGTACCATGGAAAACATTGCTCAGATGATTGCCGCCCGCAAGGATAAGTCCATCGATGTTACGCTGAACGAGATGGAGTTTTCGGCTGAAGAATTCAAAAAGTTCTATGATTGGTTTATTAAACTCAGCAAGAAAGAGCGCAAAAAAGTTGACGGACTGGATACCAAGCGGGTAGGCTTTATCAATACCGGGGTGGTGTTGCTGGACTTTCTGATCCGGAAGTTTGGCATTAAAACGGTAAAAATTTCTTCCCAGGCACTGCGCGAAGGGATTGTAATCCGCTACCTGAAGAAAGACATGATTGGGCTGCAGTGGTCGGGAGCTTTTGCAGACCCAAGGCGACGTAGTGTTTTTGAGCTCCTTAGAAAAACAAACTGGCATGAAGCGCATTCCCGCCATGTAGCAAATATGGCCCTCACTATTTTTGATGCGCTGGAAGATGAACTTGAGCTGACTTTGAACGACCGTGAACTGCTGGAATATGCCAGCTATCTCCATGACATCGGATACTATATTTCTCACTCCAAACACCACAAACATGCCCTGTATATCATCCGTCACTCTGATTTGAAGGGCTTTAAGGAAGACGAGATTGAGATCATCGCTAATGTGGCCCGTTACCACCGGCGTTCAACCCCAAAAAAACGACATGGTGAGTACTGGAAAATGCCCCCGGCTATTCGCAAGCGAATCAAAAAGCTTTCGGGCATTCTTCGCGTGGCAGATGGGCTGGACCGAAGTCACTATCAGAATGTGAAAGACCTGCAGGTTTATTCTGAAAAGGATCAGATCAAGTTGAATATCCGTACTGAGGGAGAGCCTTATCTGGAAATTTGGGGAGCCGAACGTAAATCTGACCTGCTTAAAGAAGTGACGGGCAAGAAGATTAATATTGAGCGGGTGATTGAACCGGCTTATATCGGTTAA
- a CDS encoding helix-turn-helix domain-containing protein: MNYFGKLIRCHRKQSNLTQVQLADLAGVGKTVVFDIEHGKETVQFESFQKVCSVLNIDIKLESPLMDYCLKEVSNEKG, encoded by the coding sequence ATGAATTATTTTGGAAAACTTATTCGCTGTCATAGAAAACAGAGTAATTTAACACAAGTACAATTAGCTGATTTAGCCGGTGTAGGTAAGACGGTAGTATTCGATATCGAGCATGGCAAAGAAACAGTTCAATTTGAGAGCTTTCAAAAAGTATGCAGTGTACTCAATATTGATATAAAATTAGAGAGCCCGTTGATGGATTACTGTTTGAAGGAGGTATCAAATGAGAAAGGCTAA
- a CDS encoding HipA N-terminal domain-containing protein: MRKAKVYMHNEEAGWLIEDELNQKYRFIYDDSYKGKAISVTMPVEDKEFKFEHFPPFFEGLLPEGVNLEALLRTKKIDRNDRFAQLMAVGEDTVGAVTVKEIKA; encoded by the coding sequence ATGAGAAAGGCTAAGGTTTATATGCATAATGAAGAAGCCGGTTGGCTAATTGAGGATGAGCTAAACCAAAAATATCGATTCATTTACGATGATTCATACAAAGGGAAAGCTATATCAGTAACGATGCCTGTTGAAGACAAAGAGTTTAAATTTGAACACTTCCCGCCTTTTTTTGAGGGACTGCTTCCGGAAGGCGTAAACCTGGAGGCTCTTTTAAGAACTAAAAAAATTGACAGAAACGATCGGTTTGCACAATTGATGGCGGTAGGTGAGGATACCGTTGGGGCAGTAACTGTTAAGGAGATTAAAGCATGA
- a CDS encoding HipA domain-containing protein, whose protein sequence is MTRCPITYERIASGRYSKTGLNKLNPALKELKPLPFDRKEQVQEAQKRMTKMSIAGVQPKLSAQLSIKNESFKIVDRQGSYILKPQLSDYDEVPENEDVTMKMAKAAGIEVPLHGLIYAKDQSLLYFIKRFDRFGQAGKVHVEDFAQVAGMSRETKYNYSMEKVISLIDKYCTFPMVEKMKLFRRTLFCFLCGNEDMHLKNFSFIYRDQKTELSPAYDLLNTTIVMSNPVEEMALPLKGKKSNFTQAIFFKYFGEERMELNNKVLTTIKKDLWDARQEWERLIKISFLSDEKKEAYFEILEQRFQALN, encoded by the coding sequence ATGACCCGATGTCCGATAACCTACGAGAGAATCGCCTCGGGACGGTACAGTAAAACCGGTCTTAATAAGCTCAACCCTGCACTAAAGGAGTTAAAACCTTTGCCTTTTGACCGAAAGGAGCAGGTTCAGGAAGCCCAAAAGAGAATGACGAAAATGTCGATAGCCGGAGTACAGCCCAAACTAAGTGCACAATTAAGTATTAAGAACGAATCGTTTAAAATTGTGGACAGGCAGGGAAGTTACATACTGAAGCCTCAGTTATCAGACTATGATGAAGTTCCTGAAAATGAAGATGTAACGATGAAAATGGCTAAGGCAGCAGGTATTGAAGTGCCATTACATGGATTGATCTATGCGAAAGACCAGTCGCTGCTTTACTTCATTAAGCGGTTCGACAGATTCGGGCAAGCAGGTAAAGTTCATGTTGAAGATTTTGCTCAGGTAGCAGGAATGAGCCGGGAAACAAAATACAATTACTCGATGGAGAAAGTAATTTCACTAATTGATAAGTACTGTACTTTTCCCATGGTGGAGAAAATGAAGCTATTTCGAAGGACCTTGTTTTGTTTCTTATGCGGAAACGAAGACATGCACTTAAAAAACTTCTCCTTTATATACAGAGATCAAAAAACAGAGCTTTCTCCGGCTTATGACCTTTTAAATACAACGATCGTAATGTCAAACCCCGTGGAAGAGATGGCACTTCCACTGAAGGGGAAGAAGTCCAACTTCACTCAGGCTATTTTTTTCAAGTATTTTGGTGAAGAGCGAATGGAGTTGAATAATAAAGTGCTCACAACTATTAAAAAAGACCTTTGGGATGCACGCCAGGAATGGGAAAGGCTAATTAAAATCAGTTTTTTAAGCGACGAAAAAAAAGAAGCCTACTTTGAAATCCTGGAACAACGGTTTCAGGCTCTAAACTGA
- a CDS encoding M14 family metallopeptidase, whose protein sequence is MKKFVLTAVAACLLVTGSALAQLQSPAEFLGYELGEKWTPHYKVMNYFRHVADESPMVSLTQYGTTNEGRELMYAVVTTEANHQNLDEIRTNNLKLADLEAGTPSPNQKAIVWMSYNVHGNETSSSEAALNTVYKLVTENANWLENTVVIMDPMVNPDGRDRYVNWYRSVVGENKNVHPETREHHEPWPGGRTNHYYFDLNRDWAWQTQVESQQRIRVYNEWMPHVHVDFHEQGYNSPYYFAPAAEPFHMAITDWQRQFQTMIGKNHTKYFDEENWLYFTREVFDLFYPSYGDTWPTFNGAIGMTYEQAGHSSAGRGVITAEGDTLTLLDRLTHHTVSGLSTVEITAQNSKRVIQEFSDYFTNTNRNGAGEYKTFVVKKSSNPDKVSRLLRYLVNQRIDFGVASRSSNANGYDYSTGETGRVSIEEGDYVISTYQPKGTLVRVLFEPKPELADSLTYDITAWEMHYAYGVDGYAIKGQLDTEPLSMSMEDELTPVLDKPYAYLAKWNSIEDLRYLARLLDEGVAVRYAEKAFTLNGKEYAPGTLIITRNGNEKLGDKFDGIVKDEANLLNRIVTPVATGFVDSGKDFGSSSVRYIEKPKVALLSGEGTNSNMVGHIWNYFDQQINYPVNLINADDVSSVNWDDYHVLILPDTYGSAVGSGELDAIKGWVSSGGTLIAVGSANNDLAGKDGFSLKRKERENEESEDPEDKLQKYGEASRERAQFFNPGSIFLISMDTSHPLAFGYDEEYMSLKLGSSAFDYLANGWNVGAAKPGAHRSGFVGNKAKESLEHTLAFGVQDMGAGHVVYMVDNPLFRGFWHNGKLLFGNAVFFVGN, encoded by the coding sequence ATGAAGAAATTTGTTTTAACAGCTGTTGCAGCTTGTTTATTAGTAACCGGAAGCGCGCTTGCCCAGCTTCAGTCACCGGCTGAATTTTTAGGGTATGAATTGGGTGAAAAGTGGACTCCTCACTATAAAGTGATGAATTATTTCCGGCACGTAGCTGATGAGTCCCCGATGGTTTCCCTTACCCAATACGGAACCACCAATGAAGGTCGCGAGCTGATGTATGCGGTTGTTACAACCGAGGCTAATCACCAAAATCTGGATGAAATTCGTACGAATAATTTAAAACTGGCCGACCTTGAAGCCGGTACTCCGAGTCCCAATCAAAAGGCGATTGTATGGATGAGTTATAACGTACACGGAAATGAAACTTCATCCAGTGAAGCTGCCCTGAATACCGTTTATAAACTGGTTACAGAAAATGCTAATTGGCTGGAGAATACCGTGGTAATTATGGACCCGATGGTAAATCCGGACGGACGTGATCGTTATGTGAATTGGTACAGAAGCGTGGTTGGGGAGAATAAGAATGTACATCCTGAAACGCGTGAACACCATGAACCGTGGCCGGGCGGCAGAACCAATCACTATTATTTTGATCTGAACCGGGATTGGGCATGGCAAACGCAAGTGGAGAGTCAGCAACGAATCCGCGTTTATAACGAGTGGATGCCTCATGTGCATGTCGACTTCCATGAGCAGGGATACAATTCACCGTATTATTTCGCTCCGGCAGCCGAGCCGTTCCATATGGCGATCACAGACTGGCAGCGGCAGTTTCAGACCATGATTGGTAAAAACCACACCAAATACTTTGACGAAGAAAACTGGCTGTACTTTACCCGCGAGGTTTTTGACCTGTTCTATCCAAGCTACGGGGATACCTGGCCTACATTCAATGGGGCTATCGGGATGACTTATGAGCAGGCCGGCCACAGTTCTGCCGGGCGCGGAGTAATCACCGCCGAAGGGGATACCCTTACTTTACTCGATCGGCTTACTCATCACACCGTAAGCGGTCTTTCGACGGTGGAAATTACCGCTCAAAATTCGAAGCGGGTGATTCAGGAGTTTTCGGATTATTTCACCAATACAAACCGAAATGGAGCCGGCGAATACAAAACCTTTGTAGTGAAAAAGAGCAGCAACCCGGATAAAGTATCCCGGCTGCTGAGATACTTGGTAAATCAGCGCATCGATTTTGGAGTGGCAAGCCGTTCTTCCAATGCAAACGGATACGATTACAGCACGGGTGAAACGGGTCGGGTTTCCATCGAGGAAGGTGATTATGTGATTAGCACGTATCAACCCAAGGGGACGCTGGTTCGGGTGTTGTTTGAGCCAAAGCCCGAGCTTGCAGATTCACTCACTTATGATATCACCGCCTGGGAAATGCACTATGCCTATGGAGTGGATGGCTATGCAATCAAAGGTCAGCTGGATACCGAGCCCCTTTCCATGAGTATGGAAGATGAGCTCACTCCGGTTCTCGACAAGCCGTATGCTTATCTCGCAAAATGGAATTCTATTGAAGACTTGAGATACCTGGCACGACTGCTGGATGAAGGTGTTGCGGTCCGGTATGCTGAAAAGGCTTTCACCCTGAACGGAAAAGAATATGCTCCTGGCACCTTAATCATCACGCGCAACGGAAATGAAAAACTGGGGGATAAGTTTGATGGAATTGTGAAGGATGAAGCGAATTTGCTGAACCGGATTGTCACTCCTGTTGCTACAGGATTTGTGGATTCCGGCAAAGATTTCGGCTCATCTTCGGTCCGCTATATTGAGAAGCCTAAAGTGGCTTTGCTCTCCGGTGAAGGAACCAACTCTAACATGGTGGGGCATATCTGGAACTACTTCGATCAGCAAATCAACTACCCGGTAAATCTGATTAATGCAGATGATGTGAGTTCTGTAAACTGGGATGATTATCACGTGCTAATTCTGCCGGATACCTATGGCAGTGCTGTCGGAAGTGGAGAACTGGATGCTATAAAAGGATGGGTAAGTTCGGGCGGAACCCTGATTGCCGTTGGGAGTGCCAATAATGACTTAGCCGGAAAGGATGGTTTCAGCCTGAAAAGAAAAGAGCGGGAAAATGAGGAAAGTGAAGATCCTGAAGATAAGCTTCAAAAGTATGGGGAAGCTTCACGCGAACGGGCACAGTTCTTTAATCCCGGCAGCATATTCCTGATTTCGATGGATACCTCACACCCTTTAGCTTTCGGGTATGATGAAGAATACATGTCACTGAAACTGGGGTCTTCTGCTTTTGATTATCTTGCAAACGGGTGGAATGTTGGAGCGGCCAAACCGGGAGCGCATCGCAGCGGTTTTGTGGGAAATAAAGCGAAGGAATCTCTGGAGCACACGCTTGCTTTCGGTGTTCAGGATATGGGGGCAGGTCACGTAGTGTATATGGTTGACAATCCCCTGTTCCGCGGTTTCTGGCACAACGGTAAACTGCTGTTTGGGAATGCTGTTTTCTTTGTGGGGAATTAG
- a CDS encoding asparagine synthase-related protein has product MGWFIGIAGRDQSLKNSILSLTSSNDFNVETESFFLLAGGHHQTTHYQLDEDQQAGWVASGIGISNDEKPKLYDLDDWDQAIGKGVNHLHQINGHFSVCRWNDQTTELITDQLGIRNVFIHQAKDFVLFSTRLDWIKKLIPHTAINCEKFGSRWLAINQFSNGSFIEGVERISQGGHATINPERVSISNNRWSHSHREVNPQSFINALSNFSTLPLKQGQPLSLGLSGGLDSRTLFAILLQQSNSNWTTHTFGEARHPDLKTATLLNSFYNKEHYVFEERIPEAKEIEDLLPDFIGQTMLTSTPSHFVGFQAYKKIQDLGFSVIDGGFGEIARRRFMNNILLRAKTALLKKDIPALIPFLRLDRSDIFTEECNNSMISGLKEELQEEIDAMPDITEIGIENWLDLFTVRTRVPNAAGPEQARSDNELLNYMPFLQPDLIEFALNLPVKDRKNARVFRSFIKRNASKLQSAPLIKGDYSYPYWMKDYTSAIWMRIKQKLGMKHESPQTIDFLMTMEEYIRDLHNSQSAKEFSAYDHRKIDQLITGFYDDNNKDLAHQLNWWLAFEVFRQI; this is encoded by the coding sequence ATGGGTTGGTTTATTGGCATAGCAGGTCGTGACCAATCACTAAAGAATTCAATTCTTTCGCTTACTTCAAGCAATGACTTTAATGTAGAGACTGAGTCCTTTTTCTTGCTTGCCGGAGGTCATCATCAAACCACTCATTACCAATTGGATGAAGATCAGCAGGCCGGGTGGGTAGCATCCGGTATCGGCATTTCGAACGATGAAAAGCCTAAGTTATACGATTTAGATGATTGGGATCAGGCCATTGGGAAAGGAGTTAATCATCTTCATCAAATTAATGGTCATTTTTCGGTCTGCCGGTGGAATGATCAGACGACCGAATTGATCACCGACCAGCTGGGAATCCGGAATGTGTTTATTCACCAGGCAAAAGATTTTGTTCTTTTTTCTACCAGGCTCGACTGGATTAAAAAACTCATTCCACATACCGCCATCAATTGTGAAAAATTTGGTAGTCGCTGGCTGGCCATTAACCAGTTTTCTAACGGTAGTTTTATAGAGGGTGTTGAACGTATTTCTCAGGGTGGTCATGCCACTATAAATCCAGAAAGAGTATCGATTTCAAATAACAGATGGAGTCATAGCCATAGAGAAGTCAACCCTCAAAGCTTCATAAATGCTTTGTCGAATTTCAGCACTCTGCCTTTAAAACAAGGACAACCTCTCTCTTTAGGACTCTCAGGTGGGCTGGACTCACGAACCCTTTTTGCTATCCTTCTTCAGCAATCAAATTCAAATTGGACCACACATACCTTTGGCGAAGCAAGACACCCGGATTTAAAAACCGCAACTTTATTAAACAGTTTTTATAACAAAGAACATTACGTTTTTGAGGAAAGGATTCCTGAAGCCAAAGAAATCGAAGACCTACTTCCTGATTTTATCGGGCAAACTATGTTAACATCAACCCCTTCACATTTTGTAGGATTTCAAGCATATAAGAAAATTCAGGATTTAGGTTTTTCAGTAATAGATGGAGGTTTTGGAGAGATAGCCAGGCGCCGCTTCATGAACAACATACTCTTAAGAGCCAAAACCGCCTTACTAAAAAAAGACATTCCGGCTTTGATTCCCTTTTTGCGGCTGGATCGGTCCGACATCTTTACTGAAGAATGCAATAACTCGATGATTTCAGGTTTAAAAGAGGAACTTCAGGAAGAAATCGATGCCATGCCGGATATCACTGAAATCGGTATAGAAAACTGGCTGGACTTATTTACTGTTAGGACTCGAGTACCAAATGCGGCAGGCCCCGAGCAAGCTCGCTCTGATAATGAGCTGCTCAATTACATGCCTTTTTTACAGCCCGATTTAATCGAGTTCGCTCTCAATTTACCCGTTAAGGACCGTAAGAATGCTCGGGTTTTTCGATCTTTTATTAAAAGAAACGCCTCCAAACTCCAGAGCGCCCCTCTCATAAAAGGAGATTACTCCTATCCATATTGGATGAAAGACTACACCTCGGCGATATGGATGAGAATAAAACAAAAACTTGGGATGAAGCACGAAAGCCCACAAACCATTGACTTCCTGATGACTATGGAAGAATACATCCGCGACCTTCATAACTCTCAATCAGCTAAAGAGTTTTCAGCCTATGACCATAGAAAAATCGATCAATTAATTACCGGCTTTTATGATGACAACAATAAAGACTTAGCCCATCAGCTGAATTGGTGGCTGGCATTTGAGGTTTTTCGCCAAATTTAG
- a CDS encoding tetratricopeptide repeat protein encodes MKSLIPVFLILSFLLISCQPEKKQPDFESLPISVQSISLLGDTLKTDIQAIPQRYLIRIDSLSKLTYQEDRMVDHMIWEARKTAYAGDYRQAVQLFTDAINQFPDKPRLYRHRGHRYITLRAFDLAIDDFQQAAKLFEGQPDITEKDGLPNEQNIPLSSLQTNTWYHLGLAHYLKGEYDQANLAYENGLQVSDNTDMRVAFLYWKYMTLRKLGRDAKAGALLEQVSPDMELIENTSYHELLMVFKGVFSPDEIITEENSELDNATLGYGLGFWHHINGRGERAKEIWQGVYEAGNWAAFGYIASEAELAQS; translated from the coding sequence ATGAAGTCTCTCATTCCGGTTTTCCTGATTTTATCATTTCTTCTAATTTCCTGTCAGCCCGAAAAAAAGCAACCGGATTTTGAGTCTCTCCCAATTTCAGTTCAATCCATTTCTTTGTTGGGCGATACGCTGAAGACCGACATTCAGGCGATTCCCCAGCGATATTTAATTCGGATTGATTCGCTGAGTAAGTTGACTTATCAGGAAGACCGGATGGTGGATCACATGATTTGGGAAGCCCGGAAAACTGCCTATGCCGGAGATTACCGCCAGGCTGTTCAGCTTTTTACCGATGCCATTAATCAGTTTCCTGATAAACCGAGATTGTACCGGCACCGCGGGCACAGATACATCACTCTCCGGGCTTTTGATTTAGCCATCGATGATTTTCAGCAAGCTGCAAAGCTTTTTGAAGGTCAGCCCGATATCACTGAAAAAGATGGCTTACCCAATGAGCAAAACATTCCGCTCAGCTCTCTCCAAACCAATACCTGGTATCACTTAGGATTGGCTCATTATCTTAAAGGAGAATACGATCAGGCTAACCTGGCTTACGAAAATGGACTTCAGGTTTCCGATAATACAGACATGCGCGTGGCTTTTTTATACTGGAAATATATGACCCTGCGAAAATTAGGCCGGGATGCGAAAGCCGGGGCATTACTCGAGCAAGTTTCACCGGATATGGAACTGATTGAAAACACCAGCTACCATGAGTTGTTGATGGTATTCAAAGGTGTGTTTTCTCCGGATGAAATCATCACCGAAGAGAACTCCGAACTTGACAATGCTACATTAGGTTACGGGCTTGGTTTCTGGCACCACATCAACGGCAGGGGAGAAAGAGCCAAAGAAATCTGGCAGGGAGTGTATGAAGCCGGCAACTGGGCAGCCTTCGGGTACATTGCCAGCGAGGCTGAGTTGGCGCAAAGTTAA